The sequence agtcgactgaaccgctcgctgcctgctgccggctgcccgctgccgggcgatggtgcctcgcggcaaccggcggcatgacgcagttcatgtaggcctacttcagcgagtcaaaccaaagttcctttcccccaattccttctcaaccatggctcagataacccccacgacagtctcgttgtggaaatacaagacacgtcaaagaaccgacaagaaacacttgcgttacagtgtgtgtattcacattgatgtggacgttgaagaaccaggaacgtcggagaacccaacgcggtcgtttgagattcataatatcggctcacacagcttttggccgtgataatatatattatatgatatagatatctgtgtaggctatatgataatatttagatatagagctccaggactcccgtgtgttctagaatatttacagaacacggctaaaggctgtgtgcgcctcgccattgcgatacatccactgtaaacagagcgcatggtggctgcaagctgctcagggccacacccccaccctcctccttgacacgcccaccgaaacagcgcatttgggggaagctcaatgtgcgactggctcggagtggctgtaactctgcaccacggctgaatttagggaacgtctttgaatactgtgttagttgcccactaatacctatattaaagaatacataaaatagcatgtcatgggacctttaagaaaatAATGACTTGATTCTCTTGCTGAGCTAATGGTTACCAACAGGCTTGAGTGAGCCAGCACCATGTAACCATAGCTACAGTCTCATACATTTGAAGTTTTGAACACAAACGTAATGTTCATTATAATTGAATTATCAATTTGATTCATAAAGCACAGGTGTGATGCATGGATAAAACAATGACAACAGCGGGCCAAAGATCCCTGATCCCTGGGCTAAGTAAAAAAAAGCCTTGACTTACTTCATTCTATCCATCAGCAGAGCCACTATGCTTCGCAGACTTGCAAATGCTCCTCCCTTACCATCGCCCTTATACTGGCCAAACTGGTGAACAAACAGGTCCATTTCAGGATTCCATGGTTACAGATAATGGATATTGTTTAATTTAGATGCAGTCTTAGTTTTACCCTGAGAATGGCCTGCACTGTCTGCAGAGGATAGGTTCCCGTGGTAGCAACAGCCTTGGCAACGGCCCCAATCACAAAGATTTCTGCCGATGTtatctgtaacacacacacactttttcaaTACGTAAATGAACACATCTTCATGTTATAGCCTTAAACCAAAATCAATAAACCTACAGCCAGAATAATAGCTAACAACAAATAGCTTGAGGACTTGTTGACCTTTGGTTAAACAAGGAAAGTAAACAAGAATCCCAGGGGGaaattgtctctctctctcctcaccgccCGTCCCCCTTTGCCCGCCTTCCTCTTCATGGCCTCATAGAACATGAACTGCACAGCTGGGTTGAAGACCAGGATGAGGGATGGCAGCATGCTGTTCCACAGGGTGGCCACGCCCTCTTCTGATACGATTCGGTAGAAGGCATCTGGGAGgcaagggagggggggtcaAATATAAGATAGAGTGGATATACTTTGTCCATCCCAGATGGGAAACTCATGTGTCATAGCACAAAGTATAATACAGTATTAAGAACAAAAATATTCTTTACCAATATCTATGCATGATAGAGATCATTGACAGCTGTGATAGACTTGGCATTAGGTCTCTGCTACATTATTGAAAATAACACTATAATAATGCTAAGATTAAACAATGGGACCAAGCTACCCACCGAAGATTCCTTTGTAGTGTGTCTGCCGGAGGTCCTCGTTTCTGAACTTCGCCCCCTGTAGCTTCAGCCGCGTATTGACCACCCACATGGGTGTGGTCAGGATCACATTAACTGCCCCTGGATGAAGATCATACAGATGTCAGCCATCTAACTGCAAGCCCCTTTCGACTCCCCGCTATCTGCTGTACTCCTACCACCACATGCTCTCCAAAAGACTGAATCAAGGCCCCAAGATGCATCTAAAAATTTACTAATGAGTAGACACTTTGTAAAGTAAATGGACTTGCTCGTAAAGAGTGAAATTTAGATACATGTCTAtatggagcaggaagaggattGGGCATTTGTCTCAAAGATGCCTTCAGTTTGGCGGCAGAAATTGGGGTAATATATGCCACTGGTTAGACACTATCGGACTATCTTGAGTCTGATCCCTTCTGGAGGGTCTTCTCACCTGACACAACGCCCATGAGCAGGTCTGTAGCTGGCCTTGGCCTCCCCGGGCCTGCACTGGCCAGCTTCTTCAGAGTGTTGAAGGTGTAGAAGTAGACAAAGTTGGAGCAGCAGAGACTGGAGATGACTGGGAACCATCCCCTGTATAGAGACAGTCTGGAAAACAAGCAGTGGTTATACATGTCGTGTCCCTTGAGCATGACATATGTTGAACGTTTACTTTATAGACTTTTTTCCAATGTGTCTAAACAACTGGAATTACGTTCAATGAGGATTTCGGTATCCTACTTTTGTTCGACCATATTTTGtcattcatttttaaatgtactgtatgtagtgcattataaataatgaaaatgtgattcAAATGAATGCTTGTCTTTTTGTTCAAGTGTGTGGTGTTTATTGCAGTGTATTATGTGTAACTGCAATTTCAACTGCAGTAGATTTTTTCAAATAAAGCTAAGGATTTGGACTATGCACTGTAGCACAAAAACTAAAGCCCTGACCCCGAAGGAAAAAATGGTTGCTGAGAGATTATGTGTTATGAAACACTACTCACACGCCTTCCTCCTTTGCTATCTCAGCCAGGATGACTGGGGTTGATTTCGATTTTCGATTTTCATCAACTGAGAACACATTTAGAGTGAAACTTTATATACAACAATCTGAAAGTAGAGCACCATTAAATAAGGTGTTTAATAATACCAACAAGAGATTTTGAATCAATAGACTGTGTGCACAGGTTTAGAGCTCAGCAGGGCTGCTATCTTTTGGTCTCTCCGATAAGACCCCCAACTCACCCTGTAGTCGAAGCCTGGCTGTGTCCAAAGGAAAGAAGACGCTCATTGCTGTCACGCCTCCCTAAATTGGCGACAATCAAGTGTAATGTTTAACTGACGGACAAGATAATAAGTCAACCAATCTTGTTGACATCACTAATGGATGAAACATTCGAACAAAaagtacaaataaaaatgtttgaaatggttcgtgtgtgtgaatgtgttttctCACCACTGCCCCCGCTACCGCATGAACGAGCGTCTCGTAGGACAAGATACTAGATGGACCGGTGTTTGACATTTCTGCACTTGCTAAACTGGGATAAATAGCaaacaatatataaataaatgggtACAGAGCAATTTATGAAAACTAGGTAGATATATGATATGGTACCTCTTTGTGTTGAGTTAAGCAAAACCAAAACAATGGAATGATCTGAAGTATCCCGACTGTGAGAACTGGCGAGTCCTTCTGTGGTAACCCTCCCCTATCCGAGACGAGAGTGCAAGGCGATAGGCGGGGACATCGCCATCTATTGAGGAGGAGTCTGTTGTGTCATTCTATAAGCAGTAGTAGTTCTCATCACTCTAAACATTTTTGATTTCTTTGACTTTTACTGTTAAATTTAAAATATAGTTCAATATCGATCATTTTCTGATGCAATGAACGTGAACTTGATCTTTCAATTATATTAAGCTtatgaaaaacatttaaaaagaaaataactTGTTTACCAACAagatattttataaaaaaaaaacttttcaagCACACAATGACGCTTGGAATCAAAGGTCCATGGCGTGTGGCTTGCTCCTTGGATGCCACGCAGAGACTGGACTTTGCCTCTTTTTTATAGCGGGCAGGGAATGCAGCAATTACGTTCACGCCCAGTCCTACTCTTTTTGCCATTCTCTTGTGTGCTTCGAGTCAGAACAATTACCCAAAATGACGGGCTCCTTCCAGAACTTTTAAATTAttactgttttatttattttttaaggcaGTTGTGATATATAGGATATAAATATTTAGAAGGGGAGATTAACAATGTCTAGGTACCATAAAGCTGCGATTGACGGGTACTTGGATCTACTGAAGGAGGCCACGAAAAAGGACTTGAACACACCGGACGAGGATGGCATGACACCCACCCTATGGGCTGCCTTTCACGGGCACGGCGATGCCCTTCAGCTGATATGCAGTCGGGGGTGAGTTAAAGCCCCCCtttgagaaataaaaaaatctatgaACAACAGATTGATGATAGTTCGGTTTTCACACAGAACCATCATtattttcctcttcctctaaaTATATGTCCATTTTAATATATAGGCTATGTTGCACCTATTTATAAATAATGCTTTAGGCCTAATATTTAGCCTTCATACATAGATAGACggcttttgtttttgtaattaGGCCTTAGTGTTAGAAATAAAAAACGGAACTTTAAATGTTTAGTAATCCTACATTTTGTCCTTGTTGGTCATGTTAAGTTGAGGATGTGGCCTTATTGAGCTGTTGTCATCACCATACTATAAACCTGTATGTTTGGTCCTATGCTTAACTTTAAGTTTAATCTCTAATGTTTACTTTGAAAGAAAGTAAACTAATCCTCCACTGTATGGACTCTCTCATGCACTGAGCCAAATGTTAAATCATCCAAAGCCTGTTAAACAAAAGACCCCTTCATTCATaacctcccccaacccccctctctgtctctctcaataTATCAAATATGTTCTCCAAAGTCTTACTGCGATGAGGCccaaaataataaatcaattaaaTCTTATATATTACAACGTGGATGACCAGGGGGCATAATTCTGTGTACCATATTTCAGTTATAGCCTGTGGTCATAAATACCTTCTGTTTGTTGAGTGATATCCACAATGTTGCTATGATACCAACTAAATTATTTTTATTGCAAGAGGTATAGCAGGACTTTCATTCTTAATAGCTCACTGATTAACCTTCGTCATGTTGAGATCTCAGTGTCATGTGTTATTTTGTTTCTTGACCTTTTATTAGTTTAAATAGTATACTCCATCTCTGCTTAACTGAATGTTAGTGCAAATGTAGATGCagaaaaaagaatatatatttatacataatatatatactgtattttGATGGGCTTCTTAGCCTTCATTCATAGGACAGTAGGTTGAAGGAGAAAGGGAATGAAATAAACCATTGTCAACCATCACAGTTATCTGGTGCTACATGAGCTCACTGATAACTCTTCGTCTTcatcttcgtcttcttcttcttcttgatcATCCTCTtccgcttcctcttcctcttcgttTGCAGCGGAGACCCAGACAGGTGTGACATCTGGGGAAACACACCGTTGCACCACGCTGCCAACAATGGCCACATGCACATCCTCAGCTTTCTGGTCAACTTCAACGCCAACCTTTTCGCCCTGGACAACGAGTTCCACACGGCCATGGATGTGGCCGCGTCACGCGACCGCATGGACTGCGTGCGCTTCCTGGACGCCTCCGCCTCCCAGCGTACCACCAAGGACCCTAGGCGAGTGGCGaacctgaagaaggaggccacCAAAGAGGCAGAGAAACGAGTGAAGCTCTGCGAGAAGGTCAAGAAACGCCACCAGACCAAGATGGACAAGATGTACCAGACCAACAGCGGGTCCATATCCAAACACGGCACCGGGGCGCAGACATCCACCACGGGCTCCTTGTCTAATGAGCAGTTCTCCAAGCTCATCAATTCCAAGCCGTCTGGTTCACTCTCTAAAAGCGTCATGGGAACCCTGCAGAGATTTGGGAAGAAAGATAAGGGGGGCACCTTACCAAAAGGGGGAGGGGACGGGAATGTCGTCTTCGGGAACCAGGGGAACCCAGAGTTTCTGGACGTCTTCAGCGAGCAGGAAGAGAACGAGGAGGAAACGGAGGACGCCCACAGGGGCGAGGATGACGCGGAAGGCGCCCAAAACAAACTTTCCATCTTCAACCGACCTGGCCTCGGGGGTCTGACCTTCATGAAAAAATTGGGTTCGGATGCCGACGACATGCCCAACGAGAGCAACGAGAACCTGGGCTTCCTCGTCCAAAACGAGATCTTCGGGGCGGGAGACGACGATGGAGGAGCCGGCGGCTTCGACGCCGACGTTCCCTGGGAGCAGGACGAGCTGGGGCTGGACGACGAGCTTGACGAGGAGACGTCCCCTTTGGACACCTTCTTGTCGACCCTCTCCCTGCAGGAGTTCACCATGGCGTTTAACCGGGAGAAGCTGGACCTGGAGGCACTCATGCTCTGCTCCGACGATGACCTCAAGGGCATTCGCATCCAGTTGGGCCCGAGGAAGAAGATTCTAGAGGCGGCTGCTCGCAGAACAAGTGCACTTTCAAGTCCTGGCAAAATGAAAGTCACCGTCCTGTGATAGGATCGGAACTATTGAACTGTTGATTAGCAATGctgtttaaatataaaaaacaaatcaacCGCTGTGTTTTTCGGCATGACCCATGTGTCggtattttaataaaatagtGAAAGTTGGTGACACAATTCATTTAATAAAACGTATTTAACAGATAATTTGTCAAATGTGTGAGGATGTTGATATTGTCAGAAACCCAGGAGGGTTTAAACCGCAATATGAATGTCATGTATTATTATACCTGGCATTAAGGTTAACCACAACATATGGCAAAAAGCCACATACAAGTAAAATGAAATAATCGACTTGATTGCGTGCTGATTTATTattgaataaaatgtatttcacAGATGTTTTGTGAAATGTGTGATTATGTTGATAAGGTCAGGAACCCAGGAGGTTAAACCATGACATGAATATCGTACATCATTACACTTTACATTAATGTTAAGCATAACAGACGGTAAAAAGCTACAAGAACTTCTACATAATCTACTTTGTTGCTATGGCTACAATTTAAGAAAGTTATTATTTGATAGCAAAGAACATCGACAACTAGGAGTGTATCTTCAAACGGGGTCAGCACTATGTTCCCACAGCCCAATGGTCCCGCAGCCCAATGGTCCCACATTTCTAAGGATTCCTTTTCAATGAAAATTTAGTAAATTAGGCCCTAGTGTTCCCACAGCCCTAAGTTCCTAGATTTctatgatttttattatttctaaTTTTTTTCTCAAAATTAAACCCTTTGGTCCCACATTTCTAGGACATTTTCAAAATGAGGTCTTGCGTTCCTTATATTTCCCTTCAATTCATGCCCTATCCTCTCACAAGATTTTTTGGAAGCACTTTATAGTAAATTAATGTGTATTTTTTCCGTCCATATTTGGTGAAAAGCATAGCAGACAGGGTTAGGGGTAACCCTAGCTCAATTTCAACAAGATGTTTTGGCTCAAATGAGGCAGGATCCAACGGTGCCAGTGAAATTTGGGATCATAAGGCctaattttgaaaaaaaaacttttaaatGTGGGAACATAGGGCTGTGGGAACATAGGGCTGTGGGAACATAGGGCTGTGGGAACATAGGGCTGTGGGAACATAGGCACACTCCCGACTAGCCAATGACAAAtgggaacgctataagtgctgCAAACCAGGAAACTACATTCTCGCTAGAGCAGGTCGGACGTACCGGtgtaccatacaaatggatagCACCTTTACGTTCCCGTTTGTCTTTGTGATGTGTCATGTCATTGGTTAGTCATTGTTATTGATATCTTCATAAGCTAGGGACTGCAGATGGAAATGAGCTTTTAGCTATAATCTGGTACAGGCCATTTTTTTACTCCACGTAATTAATGAACATTGTACATGGTCCCTGTTTCaaataaaccaataaaataataagcctctttagcaaaccagctcaaaaacaaacaacacaactttacattgtagcctattgcacgcacagcaagaccgtgcaatgcataaattggtgaccggaataaagtagcaatataatcaagtgtgtaagagcatttcaaATCGATATTAAAATTGTTAACCATTTATGTTGTCGAGTCGTATGGTCAGCCTCACTGAACTCGTTATACTCAGAATCCTGAGTATAACCTCCTTGAAATgctgcaagaaagctgggagatttacaCCTTACGACTCGTACGGGTGggcgtaccatacaaatggaaAGCAAAGTGCTACAAGTCAGGAAATTACGTCACAAGAGCGTCatgaggcatctggaacacacaaTCAGCCTGGAAGACTACGGTCATACGCAATGAGTCCACGGGCGCGCAAAGTTCTAGCAAATCTAATGACGCGTTCATGGTCCTGGTAATAATGAGACACCTcgtcagtgatgacgctcacgctTCCGCGTGTTCCCGAaagcgaccgttcatgtgcactgcgttcggaatctaaaagttcctcagtcagaactaaacagaatttagtaggatcagtttcaTGTTCGaatgcctttatttccttgtagcctATCACCTCCTATCCACTGGTGTAGTCCAGGGTATACGCAGGTATAtggcgtatacccacttatttttcagtcagcattgcgtatacccacttctaaATCCCCCCAGATGTGCACCATTCAGTAGTATCTGCAAGCCAAATTGCCCACTTTTTCCCTAGTATGGTGAAGCCAtgacccacgctactctgccgCTTATTGGCTAATACTCGCTGCCTTTACTGATTAGATTGGTATCtgacccacgctactctgcctcGTATTGGCTACTACTCGCTGCCTTTACTGATTAGATTGGTATCtgacccacgctactctgcctcTTATTGGCTACTACTCGCTGCCTTTACTGATTAGATTGGCATGACGATGAATGAGCCAatcggagggagagaagggcgGGTCATGCCGAGGTAAATATTGCTAAAGACAAATTTACTTTTACAAGTTTACTTTAAATAATTTGCCTTTAggatttataataataataatccggTCAAATGAAGCGAGCTATCCAAATAAAATTTTCATTTGACGATTTCAAACGTCCTCGCGAATCAATATCAGCCAGCAGCTCAGCTAATGTTAGCGATGCTACACCGGTACAACGCTGATGCCCgctctgccccccacccccgccggaGAGGATGCTGTCAGTGAAGGAGATGCTGCCTCTCTGCCCACAGCCAAAGATGCCGGAACAACTTCGGATGAAGACGTCAACTACGGTAGGTGGGCGTgggccctttttattttattgctggACCTTGTAAATTATGTTAATAACATATCAGGGCTCGACAGTCACGGTTATAGCTACAGCTACTTCATGTGTAAGTTACAtgacttatttttgtttaattcGCGCGCGCGTGAGTTAAACAATGACAGCATCCATGTCACCTCCAGGGCTCCATAGTAATTgactgtttggggggggggggataataaaacgaataaataataaagggaTTATGCAACTTTACACTTTTGAATGAGTTGTGGTCATTGTTTCCCTTGCTACAGCCTGTTATTCAATCACTTTAGTTATTTTATAACCTGTAATTCAATcacttttgttgtttttctgtagACATTAATAATGACTGGCTAGACTTGTGGACTGCCGAACAAAAATAAGATTTTAAATCCAAGAACCCCTGGTTGGGatccaaaaacaaaaaaatgggtAAGTTTAGGTAGATTGCTAGTTTGGGTAACTTCTGAAACAGTGGACACAGagaaatattgtgtgtgtgtgtgtgtgtgtgcgtgtgtgcgtgtgtgcgtgcgtgcgtgcgtgcgtgcgtgtgtgtgtccttggatCCTTGGATGTATGTGGAAGAAATGGACCATGCACACATACAGCTGGGGATAAAGTACTTCAAGTTATCTCAGGACACTTTTCAAATAGAGTAGGTCAGAGACCCAACAGTACCACCATGAGCAAGCACTTGGCGACAGGGGCAAGGAAAAACTGCCTTTTAAGAGGCAGAAACCTAGGACAGATCCTACTGCTctgggtgggagagagaaagagaaagagagagagagagagagagagagagagagagagagagagagagagagagagagagagagagagagagagagagagagagagagagagagagagagagagagagagagagagagttgcacaGCAACGACACTAGCAAAAACTACACTAATAGtagatgatgacgatgacaaCAGCAACGTTGGGGGACAAAAAGCAGTGACAATAGAAACTGTAGTAATACATTTttgtactgtctgtatgtatttttGCATTGTTTGTTTATGCTTCACAGGATGTCTGGTCTGTAGCAGTGTGAACTCCATTGGGATCAACAAGGAGCAAGGTGTATCACTCTCAAGAGAATGGATGAACTTTGAAATTCAAGTGTCTGGCCAGCGAAGTAGAACAACAAGTCTGTCTGCCTTGAGAAATAAGGTGAGGAAACATGCTTTGTCCAAGGCCCACACTCAGGCAGTGAACGTGGCAGAGCAACAGGACCAAGCTGCAATTGAGCAATGCTATGACTGAGTCCTACATGAAGGAAACTGAAGCTGTGTTTCGAACAGCCTACCATATTGCCAAAAAAACCGACCCTTTTCTGACCATGAGAGCCTCATCGAGCTGCAGGAAATGAATTCTCTAAAAATGGGCACAATACTTCATTCACGTTACAGTGCAACACAAATAATACATCTTGTTGCCAGTGAGATGCAGAGCAAAATCGTCAGGAACATTATTGCATTTTAAATTGCATCCAGTAAATTGGCTATCCTAATTGACGAGGCATCTTCTTTAAGTCACAAAGCTGTCATGACAGTTTCTATTAAAGCATCAATTCAAGAAGAAAGCCCTGAGTTCATATTCATTGAACTTGTTGAACTGGAAAATCAGAGAgcagatggcagagaacaggcGTTACTCACCTGTTTAACTAATGCTGGCTTTACAGAAGAGCGGCTACCTGAAAACTGGGTAACATTTGTATCTGATGAAGCCAGTGTCATGTTAGGAAAGAAGTCAGGCGTAGCAACCAGGCTGAACTCGAGATTCCAAGCTTTTTGTATGGCACTGTATGAACCATAGACTTGAACTCGCTGTGTCAGATGCAGTTGATGAGGTAAACTCTGTCAATCACTTCAAAACTTTTATCCAGAAGTTATATTCTCTGTAGAGTACGTCAAACAAAAATGAGCGTGAACTCATAAATTCAGCAGCTGAAGTAGGCTCACAACTTCTTTGCATTTGCAGAATCTTGGATGTACGCTGCGGCCAGTAGCTGTCGGACTGTGCGTGCTGTTTGGACATCCAGCTCTTGTGCAGCACTTTAAAAATGATTGCTGTGATGAGACGAGGTCCACCAAAGACAGGCAAATGTACAGAGGTTTACTAGACCGTGTTCAAAGTCCAGAATTTATTTGTGACCTTGGGCTCATGTATGACACACTCCATGAACTAAGTCTCCTGTCACAGGAGCTTCAGTCTCGTTCGATAACTCTGCTCAGAGCTGAGCATCTGCTGAAACGCTCAATCAGAGTGATCCAGTCATTGATCCAGTCATCAGAAACGCTTGTCTTTTGAGGATGAGACCTTCAAGGACCTCAGCATCCTTGATCAGAGTAAATGGCCATCAAAGCCCAGCATCCACCATGGTGAAGAACAAATTAAGCGACTGTGCAAGCGATTTAACCTGTGCACAGACCAAGCACTGAATGGGATGCGGGACCTACTGGAACAGCCCACTAGTGAGCCCAAGGCTCTAAAACCACTCATGAACTGTATGAAAACATTCCCTGTCAGTACAGCAGAGTGTGAGAGGAACTTTAGCCTTATGAACAATATAAGCTCAGACAAAAGGGCTGTCCTACTGATCTCAAACATATCAAACTTAATGATGATTCATATCAACGGCCCGCCTACTTCCAAGTTTGATCCTATACAAGGACCTGCTTGAAGAGCCATCGTGCTGCCTCTTCTCTGCGTTCTAGACAGTGCAGTGTGAAAACTCCTGCAGAAAGCAAGTCTGTCTGGAATATACTGTGAGCAAGGTTAGAGGTACTGGGTTCAGAGAGTATATCACTATTGATGTGTTgtaaatgcatatatattttttctttgtaaactaaatattgttgttttgttacatattgttttgttgaataatttgaatgatgatgttcaatcatcatatgatatttacatatatattgatattatatatatctaaagagatgattgatgtggaagagaatgatgtgcgtttttttaatctaaggtgaaatatgaacatggatgcattgtcaaattcagatctaaagtattttatttaaataaatgttcaaatAATGACTGAAACACCATGTTTGCCTCATCGATATTTTAAATTCATGCAGGCTGCCTGTGTGACCAGTAATACCTACAAACTGCTCCTGGTCAGGTCATGTTAATTTAAGTGGCACACTCTGGCCCATCCAATGTGTTGCAAATCAGCTGTTCAAAGACACagtttacaaaataaatgtcTGACTTGCCAAGTGAGAGAATAGATGTCATTCCAGGAATAAGGAATAGTTCACTCAAAATGCATAGTTGTCTCTCACTAGTAGGTGGGCCAGTATTGGTTTagtaattataattacataatcCTTCCTCCCTGAGATCAAGCAGCAGAAATTATGCGACAATGAGAAAATACTACTGACGGATTTTCGGGTAAACTATAGTCTCACATGTCACTGTTTCTAAAACAGGGCGTTTTTCTGGGCTGCGTTAAAAAAAGGGCAAACATTTCGAGTATACCCACTTCTCCAATGACCACTACACCACTGCtcctatccttttgctttt comes from Gadus macrocephalus chromosome 2, ASM3116895v1 and encodes:
- the slc25a17l gene encoding peroxisomal membrane protein PMP34 yields the protein MSNTGPSSILSYETLVHAVAGAVGGVTAMSVFFPLDTARLRLQVDENRKSKSTPVILAEIAKEEGVLSLYRGWFPVISSLCCSNFVYFYTFNTLKKLASAGPGRPRPATDLLMGVVSGAVNVILTTPMWVVNTRLKLQGAKFRNEDLRQTHYKGIFDAFYRIVSEEGVATLWNSMLPSLILVFNPAVQFMFYEAMKRKAGKGGRAITSAEIFVIGAVAKAVATTGTYPLQTVQAILRFGQYKGDGKGGAFASLRSIVALLMDRMKKHGFLGLYKGLEAKLLQTVLTAALMFVVYEKITTATFKVMRINKAMKH
- the anks4b gene encoding ankyrin repeat and SAM domain-containing protein 4B produces the protein MSRYHKAAIDGYLDLLKEATKKDLNTPDEDGMTPTLWAAFHGHGDALQLICSRGGDPDRCDIWGNTPLHHAANNGHMHILSFLVNFNANLFALDNEFHTAMDVAASRDRMDCVRFLDASASQRTTKDPRRVANLKKEATKEAEKRVKLCEKVKKRHQTKMDKMYQTNSGSISKHGTGAQTSTTGSLSNEQFSKLINSKPSGSLSKSVMGTLQRFGKKDKGGTLPKGGGDGNVVFGNQGNPEFLDVFSEQEENEEETEDAHRGEDDAEGAQNKLSIFNRPGLGGLTFMKKLGSDADDMPNESNENLGFLVQNEIFGAGDDDGGAGGFDADVPWEQDELGLDDELDEETSPLDTFLSTLSLQEFTMAFNREKLDLEALMLCSDDDLKGIRIQLGPRKKILEAAARRTSALSSPGKMKVTVL